The Geobacter sp. AOG2 genome includes a window with the following:
- a CDS encoding transcriptional regulator, producing MIKLLIWGLLIYIGYRVVVALASGKKPEIKASEQREAAATYRDPVCGIYVSEEDAVVGRLEGERHYFCSMDCLEKFREQLDHKPS from the coding sequence GTGATCAAGCTATTGATCTGGGGACTTCTGATCTACATCGGCTACCGCGTCGTCGTGGCCCTGGCAAGCGGGAAAAAGCCGGAAATCAAGGCATCGGAACAACGGGAGGCCGCAGCGACCTATCGCGACCCGGTTTGCGGCATCTATGTTTCCGAGGAAGATGCCGTGGTGGGCCGGCTCGAGGGTGAACGCCACTATTTCTGCTCCATGGACTGCCTGGAAAAATTTCGCGAACAGCTTGACCATAAACCATCGTAA
- the folK gene encoding 2-amino-4-hydroxy-6-hydroxymethyldihydropteridine diphosphokinase yields METDAYIALGSNRGDRELNLLRAVAEIGKLPGCRVTGVSAFYETSPVGVIDQPSFYNGVLRLATELSPRELLERLLRIESKVFGRIRTVQWGPRPMDLDLLLYGSMIVEEEGLVVPHPRMAERRFVLQPLNDLAPGLLHPVLGRTVANLLETLRSDESVVKL; encoded by the coding sequence GTGGAGACAGATGCCTATATCGCCCTTGGTTCAAACAGGGGAGACCGGGAACTCAACCTGTTGCGGGCGGTGGCCGAGATCGGCAAGCTGCCCGGTTGTCGGGTGACGGGTGTGTCTGCGTTCTACGAAACGTCCCCTGTCGGGGTCATTGACCAGCCTTCTTTCTACAATGGTGTTCTCAGGCTTGCTACCGAACTTTCCCCCCGCGAACTGTTGGAACGACTGCTGCGTATTGAAAGTAAGGTCTTTGGCCGGATACGGACCGTTCAGTGGGGGCCGCGGCCCATGGATCTCGACCTTTTGCTCTACGGATCAATGATTGTGGAGGAGGAGGGGCTGGTCGTCCCGCACCCGCGCATGGCGGAGCGGCGCTTCGTATTGCAGCCGCTCAACGATCTGGCCCCCGGCCTGCTGCATCCGGTTCTGGGACGGACGGTTGCGAACCTGCTGGAGACGCTGCGGTCCGATGAGAGTGTCGTAAAACTATAA
- the fsa gene encoding fructose-6-phosphate aldolase, with the protein MKFFIDTADVKEIREAHDLGLVDGVTTNPSLIAKSGRKFKEVIKEIVSIVDGPISAEVISLDAPGMIKEAKELIKIHKNIVIKVPMTPEGLKATKALSEKGVKVNVTLIFTPMQALLAAKAGAAYVSPFVGRLDDISQDGMGIIEEIRTIFDNYGYMAEIIVASVRNPIHVLNSALIGADIATIPYSVIMQLAKHPLTDAGIKKFLADWESVPK; encoded by the coding sequence ATGAAGTTTTTTATCGACACCGCTGACGTAAAGGAAATCCGCGAAGCCCATGATCTGGGACTCGTGGACGGCGTTACCACCAATCCTTCCCTGATCGCCAAATCCGGGCGCAAGTTCAAAGAGGTCATCAAGGAGATCGTCTCCATTGTGGATGGCCCGATCTCGGCCGAGGTCATCTCCCTGGACGCTCCCGGCATGATCAAGGAGGCCAAGGAACTGATCAAGATCCACAAGAACATCGTGATCAAGGTGCCCATGACTCCGGAAGGGCTCAAGGCCACCAAGGCCCTGTCGGAAAAAGGGGTCAAGGTCAACGTGACCCTGATCTTCACCCCCATGCAGGCGCTCTTGGCCGCCAAGGCCGGCGCCGCTTACGTCTCGCCCTTTGTGGGCCGGCTGGACGACATCTCCCAGGACGGCATGGGGATCATCGAAGAGATTCGCACCATCTTCGACAACTACGGCTATATGGCCGAGATTATCGTAGCCAGCGTGCGCAACCCGATCCATGTCCTCAATTCCGCCCTGATCGGTGCTGACATCGCCACGATCCCCTACTCGGTCATCATGCAGCTTGCCAAGCATCCCCTGACCGATGCCGGCATCAAGAAATTTCTGGCCGACTGGGAAAGCGTGCCCAAGTAG